From Pelotomaculum schinkii, one genomic window encodes:
- a CDS encoding ABC transporter permease, which produces MSVKPALRLEKRLETSRSAAFLVPVVSVVLALFTGALFFWFSGKNPAVVYSSMFYGAFGSAYGLSETVVKAIPLSLCGLGIALAFRMQLWNIGGEGQFYMGAMAATWVALFHPQLPGWIMLPAMFLAGFIAGGLWGLLPAVPRAYQGVNETITTLMLNYIAIFWVDYLVHGPWRDPAGFNFPLTAQFVPSAILPAFGTTRIHAGLIFTIAAALVMYLVMRNTRTGFEIKVIGESQSAARYAGISLEKNILLVMLFSGALCGLAGMAEVSGIAGRLQEGLSPGYGYTAIIVAWLSRLNPLALPVVAFMFGGLQVGGYSVQTSGVPATTVSMLQGLLLFFVLGGELFYRYRLSWRSKSIKEGANS; this is translated from the coding sequence ATGAGTGTCAAACCGGCGCTGCGGCTGGAAAAAAGGCTGGAAACGTCCAGATCGGCGGCTTTCCTGGTACCGGTCGTTTCAGTAGTTCTGGCGCTCTTTACCGGGGCGCTGTTCTTCTGGTTCTCCGGTAAAAACCCGGCTGTCGTTTACAGCTCAATGTTCTATGGAGCCTTCGGCTCTGCCTACGGACTTTCCGAGACAGTGGTCAAGGCGATCCCGCTGTCCCTGTGCGGACTGGGTATTGCCCTGGCCTTCCGTATGCAGCTTTGGAATATCGGGGGCGAGGGTCAGTTTTATATGGGGGCTATGGCTGCCACCTGGGTAGCCCTCTTTCACCCCCAGCTGCCGGGCTGGATTATGCTCCCGGCCATGTTCCTGGCCGGTTTTATCGCCGGAGGTTTATGGGGCCTGCTGCCGGCTGTGCCGAGGGCCTACCAGGGAGTGAACGAAACCATAACCACCCTCATGCTCAATTACATAGCCATCTTCTGGGTGGACTACCTGGTGCACGGCCCGTGGCGGGACCCGGCAGGTTTTAATTTCCCCTTGACGGCGCAGTTTGTCCCGTCGGCAATCCTGCCTGCCTTTGGAACGACCAGGATTCACGCCGGACTGATCTTTACCATAGCAGCCGCGCTGGTGATGTACCTGGTCATGCGGAACACGCGCACAGGCTTTGAGATAAAAGTGATCGGCGAAAGCCAGAGCGCCGCCCGTTATGCCGGTATAAGTCTGGAAAAGAATATCCTGCTGGTGATGCTGTTCAGCGGCGCCCTCTGCGGCCTGGCCGGCATGGCGGAGGTCTCCGGTATCGCAGGCCGCCTGCAGGAGGGCTTGAGCCCCGGGTACGGCTATACGGCCATTATCGTGGCCTGGCTTTCTCGTTTGAACCCCCTGGCCCTGCCTGTAGTCGCCTTTATGTTCGGTGGGCTGCAGGTGGGCGGCTACTCCGTTCAGACCAGCGGCGTGCCGGCTACCACCGTCTCCATGCTCCAGGGACTGCTGCTGTTTTTTGTGCTGGGAGGAGAGTTGTTTTACCGCTATCGTTTGTCCTGGCGGAGTAAGTCTATCAAGGAGGGAGCCAACTCATGA
- a CDS encoding ABC transporter permease yields the protein MTNDLLIAILATSVMVGTPILFASLGEILTERAGILNLGVEGVMLVGAVSGFAVALFSHNPWLGVTGAMLAGGALALAHAVLCVTLKANQVVSGLALALFGAGLSGYLGKSLVGIPLPVKIAASKVPLLGDIPFLGPVFFQQDGMVYLGYLIAPALWYLLFRTRTGLSVRAVGENPGAADALGISVSLTRYACTIAGGMLAGAGGAYLSLAYAPAWLENMTAGRGWIAIALVIFAAWNPLYALAGAYLFGGIDALSLRLQAMNVTVSPFFLRMLPYLFTLLVLVLVTRKSTRHRFGAPKALGLPYEREER from the coding sequence ATGACCAACGATCTGCTCATCGCTATACTGGCGACCTCAGTAATGGTTGGAACACCGATTCTGTTCGCTTCACTCGGGGAAATACTTACAGAGCGGGCCGGGATTTTGAACCTGGGCGTGGAGGGGGTTATGCTGGTCGGCGCAGTTAGCGGTTTTGCCGTAGCCCTGTTCAGCCACAACCCCTGGCTGGGGGTGACCGGGGCCATGCTGGCCGGCGGCGCCCTGGCCCTGGCGCACGCTGTTCTCTGCGTCACCCTAAAGGCGAACCAGGTTGTGAGCGGGCTGGCCCTGGCTCTATTTGGCGCGGGTTTAAGCGGCTATCTGGGCAAGTCTCTGGTCGGCATCCCCCTCCCGGTAAAAATAGCAGCCTCCAAAGTCCCCCTGCTTGGCGACATCCCCTTTTTGGGGCCGGTGTTTTTTCAGCAGGACGGGATGGTTTATCTGGGCTACCTGATCGCTCCGGCCCTGTGGTACCTGCTCTTTCGGACCAGAACAGGCCTCTCTGTCCGCGCGGTGGGCGAAAACCCGGGCGCGGCCGACGCGCTCGGCATCAGCGTTTCCCTCACCCGTTACGCCTGCACCATAGCGGGCGGGATGTTGGCCGGCGCCGGAGGCGCCTATCTTTCCCTGGCCTACGCCCCGGCCTGGCTGGAGAACATGACGGCGGGGCGCGGCTGGATTGCCATAGCCCTGGTTATTTTTGCCGCCTGGAACCCGCTTTACGCCCTGGCCGGCGCCTACCTGTTCGGCGGCATCGACGCGCTTTCCCTGCGATTGCAGGCGATGAACGTGACGGTTTCCCCGTTCTTCTTGAGAATGCTGCCTTACCTTTTTACTTTACTGGTACTGGTGCTGGTCACCAGAAAGTCAACCCGCCACCGCTTCGGCGCACCCAAGGCCCTTGGACTGCCCTACGAACGGGAAGAGCGGTGA
- a CDS encoding TrkH family potassium uptake protein: MEKIRPVPLNQKKILTPIQFIVLGYLLFAFLGSVLLSSPFALQPGVKLEFIDALFTATSAISVTGLTTVVTRDTFSLAGRTILAFLIQFGGIGIMSMGTLFFVMRGNQIRLRERLMIRADQNQISLQGMVKLILFILKVAILFELLGALILTIHFIYNYQAPFLSALGMGVFHGISGFTNAGFDLFGNSLLDFQQDYIVKGVIGTLLLAGAIGFPVLLESYSNLLSWRKQRKLRFSLYTKITTITFGILVIAGFFFILLSEYSSTLAGMPWSQKIAVALFQSLTTRNGGFSSIDMNIFSSSTLLFLSLLMFIGASPSSCGGGIRTTTFAVLLLSLKAYLEGSNHVKVFQRELYQEDIVKALLVFFLAVILIFVSVVALAAIENFSTTEIIFEVCSAFGTTGLSMGITGELSKAGKAIIIAVMLIGRIGLISLLLLFRTRRPEDSFHYVKEHIIIG; encoded by the coding sequence TTGGAGAAGATCAGGCCTGTTCCTTTGAATCAGAAAAAAATCCTCACGCCAATACAGTTTATTGTGCTGGGGTATCTGCTTTTTGCCTTTCTCGGGTCGGTTCTGCTCAGCAGTCCCTTCGCACTACAGCCGGGGGTTAAACTTGAGTTTATTGACGCCCTTTTTACAGCTACCAGCGCGATCAGCGTAACGGGACTTACCACTGTCGTAACGAGGGACACCTTTAGCCTGGCCGGACGAACCATACTGGCTTTTTTAATCCAGTTTGGAGGCATCGGTATCATGTCTATGGGAACTCTGTTTTTCGTTATGCGGGGCAACCAGATCCGTCTCCGGGAACGCCTGATGATCAGGGCTGATCAAAACCAGATATCCCTGCAGGGAATGGTCAAACTAATCCTGTTTATTTTAAAGGTAGCCATCCTGTTTGAATTATTGGGCGCGCTGATTTTGACCATCCATTTTATATATAATTACCAGGCGCCCTTTTTAAGCGCGCTGGGCATGGGAGTGTTTCACGGAATATCCGGTTTTACAAATGCCGGATTTGACCTGTTCGGCAACAGTCTTTTGGATTTTCAACAGGATTATATTGTGAAGGGTGTCATCGGTACTTTACTTCTGGCCGGCGCCATAGGTTTTCCGGTGCTTCTGGAGTCTTATTCCAACCTCCTCTCCTGGCGCAAGCAAAGAAAGCTGCGGTTTTCTCTTTACACAAAAATTACTACGATCACCTTTGGCATTCTGGTTATTGCCGGGTTTTTCTTTATATTGCTTTCCGAATATTCAAGCACTCTGGCTGGAATGCCGTGGAGCCAAAAAATAGCGGTGGCGCTTTTTCAATCACTAACCACGCGAAATGGCGGTTTCAGTTCCATTGATATGAATATTTTCAGTTCGTCAACACTGTTGTTTTTATCCCTGCTGATGTTTATCGGCGCTTCTCCCAGCAGCTGTGGCGGCGGCATTCGCACCACAACCTTTGCTGTGCTGTTGCTTAGCCTAAAAGCTTATCTGGAAGGAAGCAATCATGTTAAAGTGTTCCAACGGGAACTTTACCAGGAAGATATTGTGAAGGCGCTGCTGGTGTTCTTTTTGGCGGTGATCCTCATTTTTGTCTCTGTAGTCGCTCTGGCGGCTATTGAAAACTTCTCAACCACAGAAATTATTTTTGAGGTTTGTTCCGCGTTCGGCACAACCGGTCTTTCCATGGGTATCACCGGCGAACTTTCCAAAGCGGGGAAGGCCATCATCATTGCCGTCATGCTGATTGGCCGTATCGGTCTCATTTCCTTGCTGCTCTTATTCCGCACCCGGCGGCCTGAAGATAGTTTTCATTATGTGAAGGAGCATATTATTATCGGTTAA